From the genome of Papaver somniferum cultivar HN1 chromosome 2, ASM357369v1, whole genome shotgun sequence, one region includes:
- the LOC113351536 gene encoding uncharacterized protein LOC113351536 yields the protein MEDVHPNCSFGCNTPETIEHLLITCPYAKYVWALEPNPIAINSDDIFSFLEICKSGIGKVEAEIPIEMILTKAWFIWKERCNRVFEQKQQSNTQLGLEIKRFLEFWYKGNMNSRQSSKGNLRIQNWSFPKSSQLKLNIDVAWISVDLSAGFSLILRNDAGDFELGKAGSFTTSSPEEAEAIWLLQGAIWALDKGISNFTVEGDCQNLFDYLNGKDSQISWQNRSIMDEVKEKISRCQIFLGFFLVPRTANNVADVLVKEAKSFKNFLNRRTIPPACIKSALAVDKSNARDISNSSTLDGSTQSFASVKESSYFYL from the exons ATGGAGGATGTGCATCCTAATTGTTCTTTTGGATGTAATACACCTGAAACCATAGAACATCTCCTGATTACTTGCCCTTATGCCAAATATGTATGGGCTTTAGAGCCAAACCCTATTGCTATTAACTCAGATGATATATTCTcttttctagaaatatgtaaatcAGGGATAGGGAAAGTGGAGGCTGAAATACCCATTGAAATGATTCTGACAAAAgcttggtttatttggaaggagAGATGCAACAGAGTGTTTGAACAAAAACAACAATCTAATACTCAATTAGGACTAGAAATAAAAAGGTTTTTAGAATTCTGGTATAAGGGAAACATGAACTCAAGACAGTCCTCTAAAGGTAATCTAAGGATACAAAACTGGTCTTTTCCTAAAAGCTCTCAGTTAAAACTTAATATTGATGTTGCGTGGATTTCCGTAGATTTGTCTGcaggtttttctttaattcttcGAAATGATGCAGGAGATTTCGAGCTTGGCAAGGCAGGATCGTTCACAACCTCTTCCCCTGAAGAAGCGGAAGCCATATGGCTACTACAAGGAGCAATCTGGGCACTCGACAAAGGCATATCAAACTTCACAGTGGAAGGAGATTGTCAGAATTTATTTGACTACTTAAATGGGAAAGATTCTCAAATAAGTTGGCAAAATAGATCTATTATGGATGAAGTCAAAGAAAAAATTTCTAGATGCcaaatttttttgggttttttcctAGTTCCTAGAACTGCAAACAATGTGGCAGATGTATTAGTCAAAGAAGCTAAATCTTTCAAGAACTTTTTAAATAGGAGAACTATTCCTCCTGCTTGTATTAAGTCGGCTTTagcagtagataaatcaaatgctAGGGATATTTCTAACAGCTCcacattagatggctctactcagTCTTTT GCAAGTGTAAAAGAGTCATCATACTTCTACTTATAA
- the LOC113348270 gene encoding homeobox-leucine zipper protein GLABRA 2-like — MGLVNMSSNPPATHTKDFFASPALSLTLAGIFRHAGGSGRGPGSMEVEEGDEESGGGYGGGKSHHNHQQEDMLEISSENTGPCRTDDDDMGMDRLHDEEGDEEDNNNNNKSKKKRKKYHRHTAEQIKEMEALFKESPHPDEKQRQQLSKKLGLAPRQVKFWFQNRRTQIKAIQERHENSLLKSEMDKLQEENRVMRETIKKSCCPNCGFATTSKDSATLSTEEQQLRIENARLKAEVDKLRSTARKFATGATSPTSSGSAGNNGQENRSTLDYYTGIFGIDKSRIFDMVNQSMEELIKMATSGEPLWVQSVESGREILNYDEYKREFSPESSSTSARVRRSIEVSREAGVVFVDLPKLIQAFMDVNQWKEMFPSLISKAATVDVISSGEGANKNGAAQLMFAEFQMLTPLVPTREVYFIRYCKQLSPERWAIVDVSIDNVEDTIDASLVKFRKRPSGCIIEDKANGHCKVMWIEHLEIQKTTIHSLFRSTVNSGVAFGAKRWMSTLQLQCERLVFGMATNVPTKDSSGVATLAGRKSVLKLAQRMTSSFCRDIGASSHNTWTKIVTKAGDDIRIASRKNLNDPGEPLGVIVCAVSSTWVPVAPNVLFDFLRDDARRMEWDIMSMGGPVQSIANLAKGQDRGNTVTIQASKSKDSSTWILQDCCTNGFESMIVYASVDIPELQSAMTGCDSSKVAILPSGFSILSDGLETRPLVISSRLEEKTVEGAGSLFTMVFQILANSTPTAKLTMESLETVNTLVACTLQNIKKGLDCED, encoded by the exons ATGGGACTTGTAAACATGTCTTCTAATCCTCCAGCTACCCATACTAAAGATTTCTTTGCTTCTCCCGCTCTTTCTCTCACTCTT GCTGGTATTTTCCGCCATGCCGGTGGCAGTGGGAGAGGGCCGGGAAGCATGGAAGTTGAAGAAGGAGATGAAGAAAGCGGTGGAGGATACGGTGGTGGAAaatctcatcataatcatcagcAGGAAGATATGTTGGAAATTAGTAGTGAAAACACGGGACCATGTCGAACAGATGATGATGACATGGGGATGGATAGATTGCACGACGAGGAAGGtgatgaagaagataataataacaacaacaagagcaagaagaagaggaaaaaatatCATAGACATACAGCTGAACAAATCAAAGAAATGGAAGC GTTATTTAAAGAATCGCCGCATCCGGATGAGAAGCAAAGACAACAACTGAGTAAGAAACTAGGCCTTGCTCCCAGGCAAGTCAAGTTTTGGTTTCAAAACCGTCGAACGCAAATCAAG GCGATACAAGAACGCCATGAAAATTCTTTATTAAAATCAGAAATGGATAAACTCCAAGAAGAAAACCGAGTCATGAGAGAAACAATCAAGAAGTCGTGTTGTCCTAACTGTGGTTTTGCTACTACTAGCAAAGACTCTGCCACATTAAGCACTGAAGAACAACAGCTTCGTATCGAGAATGCAAGACTCAAAGCCGAG GTAGACAAGCTACGTTCAACTGCTCGGAAATTTGCTACTGGAGCTACTTCCCCTACCTCATCAGGGTCGGCTGGTAATAATGGTCAAGAGAATAGAAGCACATTGGATTACTATACTGGTATCTTTGGGATCGATAAATCCAGAATATTTGATATGGTTAACCAATCCATGGAAGAACTAATCAAAATGGCTACTTCTGGTGAACCATTATGGGTTCAAAGCGTTGAATCCGGCCGTGAGATCCTCAACTATGATGAGTATAAGCGTGAATTCTCGCCCGAGAGTAGTTCAACAAGTGCACGAGTTCGCCGATCAATTGAGGTTTCAAGAGAGGCTGGTGTTGTCTTTGTTGATCTACCTAAGTTGATTCAAGCTTTTATGGATGTG AACCAATGGAAGGAAATGTTTCCTTCGTTGATCTCCAAAGCTGCAACAGTCGACGTAATCAGCAGCGGGGAAGGCGCAAATAAAAACGGTGCTGCACAACTG ATGTTCGCTGAATTTCAAATGCTCACACCTTTAGTGCCCACCAGAGAAGTGTATTTCATTAGATATTGTAAACAGCTAAGTCCTGAGCGTTGGGCTATTGTTGATGTCTCTATTGACAATGTTGAAGACACGATCGATGCTTCACTAGTGAAATTTCGCAAACGTCCATCCGGTTGCATTATCGAGGATAAGGCTAATGGTCATTGCAAGGTGATGTGGATAGAGCATTTAGAAATCCAGAAAACTACGATTCATTCCCTGTTTCGCTCTACTGTTAATAGTGGTGTAGCATTTGGTGCAAAACGTTGGATGTCAACATTGCAACTCCAATGTGAGAGACTTGTTTTTGGCATGGCAACAAACGTTCCCACGAAGGATTCAAGCG GAGTTGCAACATTAGCTGGACGGAAAAGCGTTTTGAAATTAGCGCAACGAATGACATCAAGTTTCTGTCGGGACATTGGAGCTTCTAGTCATAATACGTGGACGAAGATCGTAACAAAAGCTGGAGATGATATAAGAATTGCGTCTCGCAAGAATTTGAATGATCCCGGTGAACCTCTTGGAGTGATTGTGTGCGCAGTTTCATCTACTTGGGTTCCTGTTGCGCCCAATGTCTTGTTCGATTTTTTAAGAGATGATGCTCGTCGAATGGAG TGGGATATTATGTCGATGGGAGGTCCGGTACAATCCATCGCAAACTTAGCGAAAGGACAAGACCGAGGGAACACCGTCACCATCCAA GCATCGAAATCAAAAGACAGTAGTACGTGGATATTACAAGATTGTTGCACGAATGGTTTTGAATCGATGATAGTTTACGCTTCAGTGGATATTCCAGAGTTGCAATCGGCAATGACAGGATGTGACTCCAGTAAAGTTGCAATTCTTCCCTCTGGATTCTCCATTCTCTCAGACGGGCTCGAGACAAGGCCGCTGGTGATTAGTTCTCGACTAGAGGAGAAAACCGTGGAAGGAGCTGGGTCTTTATTCACCATGGTGTTTCAAATTCTAGCCAATTCAACTCCTACAGCTAAGTTAACCATGGAATCACTCGAAACAGTTAATACTCTTGTTGCATGTACTCTTCAAAATATCAAGAAAGGGTTAGATTGTGAAGATTAA